The window acaaattatacaATCTTCAGAAAGTGGAAGTCATCACGACTTGTCTGATGCTGGACGTGTTGACTATTAAGTCCCGGTTCTCAAATAAAGGAAAAATAAAGATAAGTGTTTACGTTCCTTTAACAATGACGTAATCAATTATTGGATTGTGCTAGTTGCATAATGTCTTCTAAGAGTAAAGTGATGTTAGAATGAGAAGAGCCTCCTTCTTCCACAGACTTGTGAGCTAATTCTCCAAGCTCTttggctcttcttcttctttcttttgcatCATCACTCTCACCCATTAATTCCTCCACTGCCTTCTTCACTCCTTCTTTATCCACCAACACTCCTATCTTCTCCTCTTCCCCCCATTTCATAGGCTGCTCAACCCCAACTTTCACACCGGTTTTTAGTACTTGCACAGCCAGTTTCTCATTGCAAAATTGATCTGCAAATAGTGGCCATGTAAGCAGAGGTAGACCAGAGGTTATCCCTTCAAGAGTTGAGTTCCATCCGCAGTGCGTTAAGAACCCTCCAACAGAAGCATGTGAGAGGATAATCATTTGTGGAGACCAACCTTTGATGAGAAGTCCTCTGTCTTTGATTCTTTCTTCAAATCCGCTCTCCAAGAACCACTCAACTAACCCTTTATACTTCTCCCAACCTCTTATGACCCAAATAAAAGGTCTTTTGGACTCCTCTAGGCCTAGGCCAAGCTCCTTGAGTTGAGCCAGAGGGAGATTACATATACTCCCAAGGCAAACGTAGAGCACAGAGCCATGTTCCTTAGAATCAAGCCATTTAAGACACTCATCTTTATCAATGTCTGATTTATTCCCCCTCTCAGCTTTGTCTTCTCCCACCTTATTGCACAAGGAAACTGGTCCAATGGCCCATGCTTTACCGGACCTTGCCTCCTTGTAGTCTTTGACATAAGCAGGCTCAAGCTCTTGAAATGTGTTGACTATGACACCATATGATGTATTATCAGCTTCTATTATATCCTCTGCCAACTTCTTCAACTCTCCTGTAGGAACATATGTTTCTACAGGAACCTGAGGTCTTCTGAACTCAACTTTATCAGGAAAATAAGGAACGGTGAAGTACTCTTCGTCTGACTTTAAATTCTCCAAGATCTCAAGGTTCTTGCGCAAAATATGCATACATAGAAGACAAAAGCTAGACATGCCATGGAAGACAATCTTTGGTATATTGAACTTCTTTGAGATTTTGCTTGTATAAGGAACACAAAAATCAGAAATTAGACAGCTTGGGCGAGGGTTCATCTCTTCTATGAGTTTCTGGACCGGTTCTTCGAGCATGTTAATAGCTTTGAAGAAAGGTAACATCAGCTCCATGGAGTCAAGCAAATCCATATTCTCTTTTCCTTCTGGCAGACCAGCTTCTTGAGATGGAAACTTCACCTGAACTAGTTTGATGGGCAAACCAGACTCAATGGCACGGTTTAGAACATTCTTGAATCTCTCTGCATTGTGAGGCGTGGTGACAATTGTTATGGTCACACCGCTCTGAGCCAAGAGCCTTGCAATATCAACCATGGGAATCATATGGCCTTGAGCCATGAAAGGGAAGAGAACAAAGTGAAGTGGATAAGTTTTGTTGGCTATTTCAGAACCCATGCTGATTATTGAACTGTAAAAAGAAACTCTCaagttttggtttgatttttggATTATATCTGTAAGGGCTTATATAGAATAAACTGGCGCGGagagcaaacaaaaaaaaactgaactcaAGACGTAAGAGATGACGTTAATAGATTTACTTGCCAAACACTTCCTATCTAGTCCACAGATTGTCATTACTACAAGACATTCTTGGCCAATACTTAGTTTGTCCGTTTGTGGCCCATCTTGCATCTTCAAACACTTTACTTGAAGAAGACAAATGCACATAAAGATCGACTTAGCTCAAGAAGTTAAATCAAACTTTGGACGACTGTTTCAAGACAGCTATATCTACCTCAAAAAATCACAATGAACAAAAGAGTAACAGAGGTCTAGAGCCTAGAACACGTTCGTGTGAATGTTCTTCCTGAGTTAGGTAATCATAATGGAGATGACCAAACTAGTGGCACTTTCCTTACAAGATGAAAACATAAAACACTTTACAACAAACATGGTCGTGGATAGTAGTTTGGCTTGAGGGATTATAAATGCTTAGAGGAAAGTGGTCACTCAATCTAAATTCGTCTATGTTctaaacaattcaattttactAGATTT of the Brassica rapa cultivar Chiifu-401-42 chromosome A03, CAAS_Brap_v3.01, whole genome shotgun sequence genome contains:
- the LOC103857639 gene encoding UDP-glycosyltransferase 73C5 gives rise to the protein MGSEIANKTYPLHFVLFPFMAQGHMIPMVDIARLLAQSGVTITIVTTPHNAERFKNVLNRAIESGLPIKLVQVKFPSQEAGLPEGKENMDLLDSMELMLPFFKAINMLEEPVQKLIEEMNPRPSCLISDFCVPYTSKISKKFNIPKIVFHGMSSFCLLCMHILRKNLEILENLKSDEEYFTVPYFPDKVEFRRPQVPVETYVPTGELKKLAEDIIEADNTSYGVIVNTFQELEPAYVKDYKEARSGKAWAIGPVSLCNKVGEDKAERGNKSDIDKDECLKWLDSKEHGSVLYVCLGSICNLPLAQLKELGLGLEESKRPFIWVIRGWEKYKGLVEWFLESGFEERIKDRGLLIKGWSPQMIILSHASVGGFLTHCGWNSTLEGITSGLPLLTWPLFADQFCNEKLAVQVLKTGVKVGVEQPMKWGEEEKIGVLVDKEGVKKAVEELMGESDDAKERRRRAKELGELAHKSVEEGGSSHSNITLLLEDIMQLAQSNN